The Kitasatospora sp. NBC_00374 genome has a segment encoding these proteins:
- a CDS encoding NUDIX domain-containing protein encodes MAHLPVAEYLETLPHGTVFAAVHLTDEQDNPLLLRSVYDPEEWQFGGGNLEFADLADGLWSCARRETCEETGLELPERPGPLLVVVYAPPAGAWPFKLGFVFDGGTLTDRRIAGIRLDPGEHSSYAVRPLGEWRRLVAPRRLRLIEAAAQARADGRTVVLHLGAEA; translated from the coding sequence ATGGCGCACCTGCCCGTGGCCGAGTACCTGGAGACCCTCCCGCACGGCACGGTGTTCGCCGCCGTCCACCTGACCGACGAACAGGACAATCCGCTGCTGCTGCGCAGCGTCTACGACCCGGAGGAGTGGCAGTTCGGCGGCGGGAACCTGGAGTTCGCCGACCTGGCCGACGGCCTGTGGTCCTGCGCGCGGCGGGAGACCTGCGAGGAGACCGGCCTGGAACTGCCCGAGCGGCCCGGCCCGCTGCTCGTCGTGGTGTACGCCCCGCCGGCCGGCGCGTGGCCGTTCAAGCTGGGCTTCGTCTTCGACGGCGGCACCCTCACCGACCGCCGGATCGCCGGTATCCGGCTGGACCCCGGCGAGCACAGCTCGTACGCCGTCCGCCCGCTGGGCGAGTGGCGCCGTCTGGTCGCGCCGCGGCGGCTGCGGCTGATCGAGGCCGCCGCCCAGGCGCGGGCGGACGGCCGCACGGTGGTCCTCCACCTGGGCGCGGAGGCGTAG
- the hypE gene encoding hydrogenase expression/formation protein HypE: protein MADLISVESTTAAPDFDGWSCPLPLRDQPRIVLGHGGGGVLSAELVKHIFAPAYGGSVLAEMGDAATVTLGGTRLAFSTDSFVVRPLFFPGGSIGDLAVNGTVNDLAMSGARAAYLSCGFILEEGVETSVVARVAQAIGDAARAAGVEIATGDTKVVEAGHGDGVYLNTAGIGLIPAGVDIRPQRARPGDVVIVSGDIGVHGVAVMSVREGLEFGVDIRSDCAALGGLVQAMLDVTPDLHVLRDPTRGGLAAALNEIASAAGVGVVVQERSIPVPAPVANACAILGLDPLYVANEGKLVAFVPRESAEQVLAAMRAHPLGAGAAVVGECVDEHHGMVVARTGLGGTRVVDLPIGEQLPRIC, encoded by the coding sequence TTGGCTGACCTGATCAGTGTCGAAAGCACCACGGCGGCACCGGACTTCGACGGTTGGAGCTGCCCGCTCCCGCTGCGCGACCAGCCACGGATCGTGCTCGGGCACGGCGGCGGCGGGGTGCTCTCCGCCGAGCTGGTGAAGCACATCTTCGCTCCGGCGTACGGCGGTTCGGTGCTCGCCGAGATGGGAGACGCGGCGACGGTGACCCTCGGTGGCACCCGACTCGCCTTCTCCACCGACTCGTTCGTCGTCCGGCCGCTGTTCTTCCCCGGCGGGAGCATCGGGGACCTGGCGGTCAACGGGACGGTCAACGACCTCGCCATGTCGGGCGCCCGGGCGGCGTACCTGTCCTGCGGGTTCATCCTGGAGGAGGGTGTGGAGACCTCGGTGGTGGCGCGGGTCGCACAGGCGATCGGGGACGCCGCCCGGGCCGCCGGGGTCGAGATCGCCACCGGCGACACCAAGGTCGTCGAGGCCGGCCACGGCGACGGCGTCTACCTCAACACCGCCGGCATCGGGCTGATCCCGGCCGGGGTCGACATCCGGCCGCAGCGCGCGCGGCCCGGCGACGTGGTGATCGTCAGCGGGGACATCGGTGTGCACGGCGTCGCCGTGATGAGTGTCCGCGAAGGCCTGGAGTTCGGGGTGGACATCCGCAGCGACTGCGCCGCGCTCGGCGGCCTGGTGCAGGCCATGCTGGACGTCACCCCCGATCTGCACGTGCTGCGCGACCCCACCCGGGGCGGGCTGGCGGCGGCACTCAACGAGATCGCCTCCGCGGCCGGCGTCGGGGTGGTCGTCCAGGAGCGCAGCATCCCGGTGCCGGCTCCGGTGGCCAACGCCTGCGCCATCCTGGGGCTCGACCCGCTGTACGTCGCCAACGAGGGCAAGTTGGTGGCCTTCGTGCCGCGGGAGAGCGCCGAGCAGGTGCTGGCGGCGATGCGTGCCCACCCGCTCGGCGCGGGCGCGGCCGTCGTCGGCGAGTGCGTGGACGAGCACCACGGGATGGTGGTCGCCCGCACCGGTCTGGGCGGTACCCGGGTGGTCGACCTGCCGATCGGGGAGCAACTGCCCCGAATCTGCTGA
- a CDS encoding ABC transporter permease, with translation MSSLTLAARDSSTMLRRNLLHARRYPSLTLNLLLTPIMLLLLFVYIFGDTMSAGLAGGSPNRAAYIAYVVPGLLLMTIGSTVVGTAVSVSNDMTEGIIARFRTMAIHRPSVLVGHVASSVLQSVASVLLVGAVAVAIGFRSTHATALEWLAALGLLVLFALALTWIAVGMGLISPNAEAASNNAMPLILLPLLSSAFTPIHSMPGWFQPIAEYQPFTPAIETLRGLLLGTEIGHNGWLAIAWCLALTALGYRWSTATFNRDPK, from the coding sequence ATGAGCTCCCTCACCCTCGCCGCACGCGACTCCTCCACCATGCTGCGCCGCAACCTCCTGCACGCCCGGCGCTACCCCTCCCTCACCCTGAACCTGCTGCTCACCCCGATCATGCTGCTGCTGCTCTTCGTCTACATCTTCGGCGACACGATGAGCGCCGGCCTCGCCGGCGGCAGCCCGAACCGCGCCGCCTACATCGCCTACGTCGTCCCGGGCCTGCTGCTGATGACCATCGGCAGCACCGTCGTCGGCACCGCGGTCTCCGTCTCCAACGACATGACCGAGGGCATCATCGCCCGCTTCCGGACCATGGCGATCCACCGCCCCTCGGTCCTCGTCGGGCACGTCGCCTCCAGCGTGCTGCAGTCCGTCGCCAGCGTGCTCCTCGTCGGCGCCGTCGCCGTGGCCATCGGCTTCCGCTCCACCCACGCCACCGCCCTGGAGTGGCTCGCCGCCCTCGGACTGCTGGTGCTGTTCGCCCTGGCCCTCACCTGGATCGCCGTCGGCATGGGCCTGATCAGTCCCAACGCCGAGGCCGCCAGCAACAACGCGATGCCGCTGATCCTGCTGCCACTGCTGTCCAGCGCCTTCACCCCGATCCACTCCATGCCCGGCTGGTTCCAGCCCATCGCCGAGTACCAGCCGTTCACCCCCGCCATCGAAACCCTCCGCGGCCTGCTGCTCGGCACCGAGATCGGCCACAACGGCTGGCTCGCCATCGCCTGGTGCCTCGCCCTCACCGCACTCGGCTACCGCTGGTCCACCGCCACCTTCAACCGCGACCCGAAGTAA
- a CDS encoding DUF5990 family protein: MQIRIEATALPGRSCPTAPGFEGRQDLHVGVQRKDRPGELLDLVPGDAPAAAWTLDCTAAQGPDGVELHGPYLQNRLGGRFVYLSWVAAEPDGGHAMFRRAKLMLDAVDPDTLAEAVRAGRLTGRLRLTDAAGLPVCAAIRPPRIEWTAGDPA, from the coding sequence ATGCAGATCCGCATCGAGGCCACCGCTCTGCCGGGCCGCTCCTGCCCCACCGCTCCCGGGTTCGAGGGCCGGCAGGACCTCCACGTGGGCGTCCAGCGCAAGGACCGCCCCGGCGAACTGCTCGACCTGGTGCCGGGCGACGCGCCGGCCGCCGCCTGGACCCTGGACTGCACCGCCGCGCAGGGCCCGGACGGCGTCGAACTCCACGGCCCCTATCTGCAGAACCGCCTGGGCGGGCGGTTCGTCTACCTGTCCTGGGTCGCCGCGGAGCCGGACGGCGGACACGCCATGTTCCGCCGGGCCAAGCTGATGCTCGACGCGGTCGACCCCGACACCCTGGCCGAGGCAGTCCGGGCCGGCCGGCTCACCGGCCGCCTGCGGCTCACCGACGCGGCGGGGCTGCCGGTGTGCGCGGCGATCCGGCCGCCACGGATCGAGTGGACCGCCGGGGACCCGGCCTGA
- a CDS encoding HypC/HybG/HupF family hydrogenase formation chaperone yields the protein MCLAVPGKVLEIEERDGTRMAVVDFGGVVKDVCLEYLPDLEVGEYAIVHVGFALQRLDEESALRTLELFAEIGALQEEFGDPWALAAEAAGGEEQR from the coding sequence ATGTGCCTGGCGGTGCCCGGCAAGGTGTTGGAGATCGAGGAACGCGACGGTACCCGGATGGCGGTGGTCGACTTCGGCGGCGTGGTCAAGGACGTCTGCCTGGAGTACCTGCCGGACCTGGAGGTCGGCGAGTACGCCATCGTCCACGTCGGTTTCGCCCTGCAGCGCCTCGACGAGGAGTCGGCGCTGCGGACCCTGGAGCTGTTCGCCGAGATCGGCGCGCTCCAGGAGGAGTTCGGTGACCCATGGGCGCTGGCCGCCGAGGCGGCCGGCGGGGAGGAGCAGCGGTGA
- a CDS encoding alpha-ketoglutarate-dependent dioxygenase AlkB, which yields MTVHVQGSLFDAAEEIGLRRLVGVRRTVLGHGAWIDLLPGWLTGSDALFEELAAGVDWQEERRLMYERVVAVPRLLAYFRAGEPLPHPVLERARAELGAYYAAELREPFVSAGLCYYRDGRDSVAWHGDRIGRGDREDTMVAIVSVGEPRPLLLRPRFGGGATVRQALGHGDLIVMGGSCQRTWEHAVPKTARPVGPRISIQFRPRGVA from the coding sequence ATGACCGTCCACGTGCAGGGTTCGCTGTTCGACGCGGCCGAGGAGATCGGCCTGCGGCGGCTGGTCGGGGTGCGGCGGACGGTGCTGGGACACGGGGCGTGGATCGATCTGCTGCCCGGGTGGCTGACGGGTTCGGACGCGCTGTTCGAGGAGCTGGCCGCAGGCGTGGACTGGCAGGAGGAGCGGCGGCTGATGTACGAGCGGGTGGTGGCCGTTCCCCGGTTGCTGGCGTACTTCCGGGCCGGTGAGCCGCTCCCCCATCCGGTGCTGGAGCGGGCGCGGGCCGAGCTCGGCGCGTACTACGCGGCGGAGCTGCGGGAGCCGTTCGTCAGCGCCGGGCTGTGCTACTACCGGGACGGACGGGACAGTGTGGCCTGGCACGGCGACCGGATCGGGCGGGGTGACCGGGAGGACACCATGGTGGCGATCGTGTCGGTCGGTGAGCCGCGCCCGTTGCTTCTGCGGCCCCGGTTCGGCGGTGGGGCGACGGTGCGCCAGGCCCTGGGGCACGGGGACCTGATCGTGATGGGCGGTTCCTGCCAGCGCACCTGGGAGCACGCCGTCCCGAAGACGGCGCGCCCGGTGGGGCCGCGGATCAGTATCCAGTTCCGGCCGCGCGGTGTGGCCTGA
- a CDS encoding ATP-binding cassette domain-containing protein, whose amino-acid sequence MTNPAIAANGLRKSYGDKTVLDGVDLFIPAGSVFALLGPNGAGKTTAVKILSTLISADGGQARVAGHDVATDPQAVRAAIGVTGQFSAVDGLITGEENMLLMADLHHLSRREGRRTTAELLERFDLVEAARKPASTYSGGMKRRLDIAMTLVGDPRIIFLDEPTTGLDPRSRHTMWQIIRGLVTDGVTVLLTTQYLDEADELADRIAVLNDGRIAAEGTADELKRLVPGGHVRLRFTDPTAYRNATLALHDATRDDDALTLQIPNDGSQRQLRAVLDRLDTAGIDADELTVHTPDLDDVFFALTAGTDPQPRIPNQPDQPTEAAR is encoded by the coding sequence ATGACCAACCCGGCCATCGCGGCGAACGGTCTTCGTAAGTCCTATGGCGACAAGACCGTTCTCGACGGTGTCGATCTGTTCATCCCGGCGGGGTCGGTGTTCGCGCTGCTCGGGCCGAACGGCGCGGGCAAGACCACCGCGGTGAAGATCCTGTCCACGCTGATCTCCGCGGACGGCGGGCAGGCCCGGGTCGCGGGCCACGACGTCGCCACCGACCCGCAGGCCGTGCGCGCCGCGATCGGTGTCACCGGGCAGTTCTCCGCCGTCGACGGGCTGATCACCGGCGAGGAGAACATGCTGCTCATGGCGGACCTGCACCACCTGTCCAGGCGGGAGGGGCGGCGCACCACCGCCGAGCTGCTGGAACGCTTCGACCTGGTCGAGGCGGCGAGGAAGCCCGCCTCCACCTACTCCGGCGGCATGAAACGCCGCCTGGACATCGCGATGACCCTGGTCGGCGACCCGCGGATCATCTTCCTCGACGAGCCGACCACCGGCCTCGACCCCCGCTCCCGGCACACCATGTGGCAGATCATCCGCGGGCTCGTCACCGACGGCGTCACCGTCCTGCTCACCACCCAGTACCTGGACGAGGCCGACGAACTCGCCGACCGCATCGCCGTCCTCAACGACGGCAGGATCGCCGCCGAAGGCACCGCCGACGAACTCAAACGCCTCGTCCCCGGCGGCCACGTCCGACTGCGCTTCACCGACCCGACCGCCTACCGCAACGCCACCCTCGCCCTGCACGACGCCACCCGCGACGACGACGCACTGACACTCCAGATCCCCAACGACGGCAGCCAACGCCAACTGCGCGCCGTCCTCGACCGACTGGACACGGCCGGCATCGACGCGGACGAACTCACCGTCCACACCCCCGACCTCGACGACGTCTTCTTCGCCCTCACCGCCGGCACCGACCCCCAACCCCGCATCCCCAACCAGCCCGACCAGCCCACGGAGGCCGCACGATGA
- the hypD gene encoding hydrogenase formation protein HypD, which produces MKYLEEFQDPELARRLLADIRATVTRPWALMEVCGGQTHSIIRHGLDQLLPEEIELIHGPGCPVCVTPLEVIDKALEIAARPGVIFCSFGDMLRVPGSDRDLFQVKSAGGDVRVVYSPLDALRIAQENPAREVVFFGIGFETTAPPNAMTVYQARRLGIRNFSLLVSHVRVPPAITALMESPTCRVQAFLAAGHVCSVMGTEEYPELAERYRVPIVVTGFEPLDILEGVRRAVRQLERGEATVENAYRRAVRDEGNPAARAMIEDVFEVTDRAWRGIGVIPGSGWRLAEKYREFDAEQRFSVSGITTVEPAECRSGEVLQGLLKPHECAAFGTVCTPRTPLGATMVSSEGACAAYYLYRRLGTTSTTGTTREASRVG; this is translated from the coding sequence GTGAAGTATCTGGAGGAGTTCCAGGACCCCGAGCTGGCACGGCGACTGCTGGCCGACATCCGGGCCACGGTGACCCGCCCGTGGGCGCTGATGGAGGTCTGCGGCGGGCAGACGCACAGCATCATCCGGCACGGGCTCGACCAACTGCTGCCGGAGGAGATCGAGTTGATCCACGGGCCGGGCTGCCCGGTCTGTGTCACCCCGCTGGAGGTGATCGACAAGGCACTGGAGATCGCCGCCCGGCCCGGGGTGATCTTCTGCTCCTTCGGGGACATGCTGCGGGTGCCGGGCAGCGACCGCGACCTGTTCCAGGTGAAGAGCGCCGGCGGCGACGTCCGGGTGGTGTACTCGCCGCTGGACGCGCTGCGGATCGCCCAGGAGAACCCGGCGCGGGAGGTGGTGTTCTTCGGCATCGGCTTCGAGACCACCGCTCCCCCGAACGCGATGACCGTCTACCAGGCGCGCCGGCTCGGGATCCGCAACTTCAGCCTGCTGGTCTCGCACGTCCGGGTACCGCCCGCGATCACCGCGCTGATGGAGTCGCCGACCTGCCGGGTCCAGGCCTTCCTGGCCGCGGGCCACGTCTGCTCGGTGATGGGCACCGAGGAGTACCCGGAGCTGGCCGAGCGGTACCGGGTGCCGATCGTGGTCACCGGATTCGAGCCGCTGGACATCCTGGAGGGCGTCCGGCGGGCCGTGCGGCAGCTGGAACGCGGCGAGGCCACGGTCGAGAACGCCTACCGCCGGGCCGTGCGGGACGAGGGCAACCCGGCCGCGCGGGCGATGATCGAGGACGTCTTCGAGGTCACCGACCGGGCCTGGCGCGGGATCGGGGTGATTCCCGGCAGCGGCTGGCGACTCGCCGAGAAGTACCGGGAGTTCGACGCCGAGCAGCGTTTCTCGGTGAGCGGGATCACCACCGTCGAGCCGGCCGAGTGCCGCAGCGGCGAGGTCCTCCAGGGGCTGCTGAAGCCGCACGAGTGCGCCGCCTTCGGCACCGTGTGCACCCCGCGCACCCCGCTCGGCGCGACCATGGTCTCCAGCGAGGGCGCCTGCGCCGCGTACTACCTGTACCGCCGCCTCGGCACCACGAGCACCACGGGCACCACTCGGGAGGCGAGCCGCGTTGGCTGA
- a CDS encoding glycerate kinase has translation MRHPAPLTATTRGTGEVVAAALDHGAHRLLLGLGDSASTDGGAGLLSALGLRLTDARWRRLSYGGGELSNAVARRSPARWMRAAAERTAQALTRPSPPR, from the coding sequence ATGCGGCACCCCGCACCGCTCACGGCCACCACCCGGGGCACCGGCGAGGTCGTCGCGGCCGCCCTCGACCACGGCGCCCACCGCCTCCTGCTGGGCCTGGGCGACTCGGCCTCCACCGACGGCGGCGCCGGGCTGCTGAGCGCGCTCGGCCTGCGCCTCACCGATGCCAGATGGCGCCGACTGTCGTACGGGGGAGGGGAGTTGTCGAACGCGGTGGCCCGCCGTTCGCCGGCCCGGTGGATGCGCGCCGCCGCCGAGCGGACGGCGCAGGCCCTGACCCGACCGTCCCCGCCGCGCTGA
- a CDS encoding sigma-70 family RNA polymerase sigma factor: MNDDQLTALALAAGGGDRQALEEFIRATQRDVWRFVAHLADTDAADDLAQETFLRALRSLPGFSGRASARTWLLSIARRTVVDRYRRSSVRPRNAGIPDWEEVVDRRPTPPGGFEEGVALADLLARVSVDRREVFVLTQVLGYSYQEAAAVCGCPVGTVRSRLARARDELVLLLRAAECADRDPVLGRGLPAVVGG, translated from the coding sequence ATGAACGACGACCAGCTCACCGCACTGGCCCTGGCGGCCGGCGGCGGCGACCGGCAGGCTCTGGAGGAGTTCATCCGCGCCACCCAGCGCGACGTCTGGCGGTTCGTCGCCCACCTCGCCGACACCGATGCGGCCGACGACCTCGCCCAGGAGACCTTCCTGCGCGCCCTGCGCAGCCTCCCCGGCTTCAGCGGCCGGGCCTCCGCCCGGACGTGGCTCCTCTCGATCGCCCGCCGCACCGTGGTGGACCGTTACCGCCGGTCGTCCGTCCGGCCGAGAAACGCCGGCATCCCGGACTGGGAGGAGGTGGTGGACCGTCGGCCCACCCCGCCCGGGGGCTTCGAGGAGGGCGTCGCCCTGGCCGACCTGCTGGCGCGGGTCTCGGTCGACCGCCGCGAGGTGTTCGTGCTGACCCAGGTCCTGGGCTACAGCTACCAGGAGGCCGCGGCGGTGTGCGGCTGCCCGGTGGGCACCGTGCGCTCGCGGCTGGCCCGGGCCCGCGACGAGCTGGTGCTGCTGCTCCGGGCCGCCGAGTGCGCGGACCGGGACCCGGTCCTCGGGCGCGGCCTGCCGGCGGTGGTCGGCGGCTGA
- a CDS encoding iron chaperone, which translates to MGKSDGSAHEGFTAEERAAMKEHAKELKSAARRSSHADKAAEAEREVLAKIAEMQDSDRIMAERVHAVVKANAPLLAPKLWYGMPAYALDGKVVCFFQSAEKFKARYATLGFSDQAKLDEGTMWATAFALTEVTAEVEARITALVKQAVS; encoded by the coding sequence ATGGGCAAGTCCGACGGCAGCGCGCACGAGGGATTCACGGCCGAGGAGCGGGCCGCGATGAAGGAGCACGCCAAGGAGCTGAAGTCCGCCGCGCGCCGCAGCTCGCACGCGGACAAGGCGGCGGAGGCGGAGCGCGAGGTGCTCGCGAAGATCGCGGAGATGCAGGACTCGGACCGGATCATGGCCGAGCGCGTCCATGCCGTCGTCAAGGCCAACGCCCCGCTCCTCGCGCCGAAGCTCTGGTACGGGATGCCGGCCTACGCGCTGGACGGCAAGGTGGTCTGTTTCTTCCAGAGCGCGGAGAAGTTCAAGGCGCGCTACGCGACGCTCGGGTTCAGCGACCAGGCGAAGCTGGACGAGGGCACGATGTGGGCGACCGCTTTCGCCCTGACCGAGGTGACGGCCGAGGTGGAGGCACGGATCACGGCACTCGTGAAGCAGGCGGTGAGCTGA
- a CDS encoding DUF4097 family beta strand repeat-containing protein — MQKFATPTPITAVLDIPAGRLRFIAADRTDTTVEVLPANASKGRDVKAAEQTTVEYADGVLRINAPEARNQILGACGSVEVTVQLPAGSRIEAKAADAELRGVGRLGDVTFDTARGAVKLDETASAHLTLLAGDIAVGRLGGPAKITTQQGDLHITEAARGTVELRTQAGDISIGAARGVSAALNAGTSYGRIDNALKNTDGADAALTIHATTTQGDITARSL, encoded by the coding sequence ATGCAGAAGTTCGCCACCCCCACCCCGATCACCGCCGTCCTCGACATCCCCGCCGGCCGCCTCCGCTTCATCGCCGCCGACCGCACCGACACCACGGTCGAGGTCCTGCCCGCGAACGCCTCGAAGGGCCGCGACGTGAAGGCGGCCGAGCAGACCACCGTCGAGTACGCCGACGGCGTCCTGCGGATCAACGCCCCGGAGGCGAGGAACCAGATCCTCGGCGCCTGCGGATCCGTCGAGGTCACCGTCCAACTGCCCGCCGGCTCCCGGATCGAGGCGAAGGCCGCCGACGCCGAACTCCGCGGCGTCGGACGGCTCGGCGACGTCACCTTCGACACCGCCCGGGGCGCGGTCAAGCTCGACGAGACCGCGAGCGCCCACCTCACCCTCCTCGCCGGCGACATCGCGGTCGGCCGCCTGGGCGGCCCCGCGAAGATCACCACCCAGCAGGGCGACCTCCACATCACCGAGGCCGCACGCGGCACCGTCGAACTGCGCACCCAGGCCGGCGACATCTCGATCGGCGCCGCCCGCGGCGTCTCCGCCGCCCTGAACGCCGGCACCTCCTACGGCCGCATCGACAACGCGCTCAAGAACACCGACGGCGCCGACGCCGCCCTCACCATCCACGCCACCACCACCCAGGGCGACATCACCGCCCGCAGCCTCTGA